A segment of the bacterium genome:
CTGGCAAGACCGGAACATCGATTTCATTTTTTCCGACATCGACCTCAACAATGATGAAGGACCTCGCAAGCTACTGCTTGAACTTTATGATCGGAATATTGTGTCCAAGCATACCGTTCAATCCAAAATGGGTCTTAACCCCGATGTAGAAAATTCTAATCTGGAAACCGAACGTCCGAATCTGCTTCGATCATTATCAGTCAAAGATCTTGCCGTCCTAGTGCAGTCTGGGATTGTGTCGGTAGAAACGGTTCAAGAAAGTCTTGGGCTCGACCCAGCAACCGAATCCCAGAAACTGAAGCAATCAGATGTGCAGAGTGTAGCAGCCTTATATGAGAGTATTCAAATCCCCGAGTTGCCGGAATGACTCAAGCCGAACGCATCCAAGCCGAAGTTGCCAAGAGTCTAGCTGCAGTAGATAAATATACTGACCAGCAGCTCAAGCCACTGCTTCGATCTCTGCAGCAAGCCTCCAATCAGATCAAAGGAGAATTGCTGTCAATTGCTGGTAAACGAGAACTCACTGATGGAATTCAGGTGAGACAATCCCAGCTACTGGGTATCCAGCATCGGATAGATGCAATTGTTGACAAGTTGCATAAAGAGCAATCTGTACTTTTCACCGGCATCAGCCGCGACTCATTTCAGGGCGGTGTTCACAGTGCAATCAACGAATTCGGAAACATCGGGTTCCCAACTTACGATACTTTGAATCAAGCAGAACGGTTGTCGTTAGCTACTGATGCCATGAGCGTGATCGATACCCAGGCTATCGATTTCCTGGTGAATTATCACCTTCAGTTACTGGGTAGTGTCACCAGACAACTGGCAGAAAGCATCAAGCAGGAGCTGAATGTCGGGATCGCATCCGGTGATGGGATTGCACTAATCGTTCAGAAACTGGGAAGCGTGATTACGAATCCTGAGGAATTTAGAGTTGCCGGTAAAACAGTGTTTAAGACTGTTCAACAAAGATTGGAAACAATCACCCGAACAGAAGTCTTACGTGCCCATAACCTTGGCCGTGAGAAATTCTACCACACAGTTGGCGTTAAGCAGGTTACCTGGATTACTGCCCAGGACGAACGGACTTGCCGCGTCTGTGCTCCCCTGGATGGAAAAGAGTTTGCCATTACTGACTGCCCTTCTCTCCCCCGGCATCCAATGTGTCGCTGCATCACATTCGTGTCTGCACCACTTACGATCTGTGGACAGGGCGAACCGATTGCCATGGCGGCGGTGGATGGACCTGGTTGTATCATGCCAAGTGGAACTTTACAACAAATTTCCAAGGCACAATTGGCAAATAGTTCCAAAGTACAGCAGGCGTTTCAAAGTGGTGATGTATCTCAGTTACAATTGCTTACAATCAAGGA
Coding sequences within it:
- a CDS encoding phage head morphogenesis protein, which gives rise to MTQAERIQAEVAKSLAAVDKYTDQQLKPLLRSLQQASNQIKGELLSIAGKRELTDGIQVRQSQLLGIQHRIDAIVDKLHKEQSVLFTGISRDSFQGGVHSAINEFGNIGFPTYDTLNQAERLSLATDAMSVIDTQAIDFLVNYHLQLLGSVTRQLAESIKQELNVGIASGDGIALIVQKLGSVITNPEEFRVAGKTVFKTVQQRLETITRTEVLRAHNLGREKFYHTVGVKQVTWITAQDERTCRVCAPLDGKEFAITDCPSLPRHPMCRCITFVSAPLTICGQGEPIAMAAVDGPGCIMPSGTLQQISKAQLANSSKVQQAFQSGDVSQLQLLTIKELQGLAMQNGVAIARTKSDFIALLDKAEIGIDHSQLSGPALKAKISQYKISALRSKDDLVKLLAQKQQVSPAIVAPVVPIVQQQALIDLAKQELDQLVSTVSLPTDVSGYQDFLAAVTAVESKVTLLSNDPAYVNIIGQPLQKVQQLKSTWLSSIAAKSSSDLKTLAKDAKLKHWQWASKDEIVTLLASNDSAQRQLAVESIEAKYAKWAEKHGG